Proteins from a genomic interval of Quercus lobata isolate SW786 chromosome 11, ValleyOak3.0 Primary Assembly, whole genome shotgun sequence:
- the LOC115968952 gene encoding uncharacterized protein LOC115968952 codes for MANQMFFVSFLVTLALAIHGIHAVEYEVTNNAGNTPGGVRFNNEIGSDYSKQTLISATDFIWSLFKQSTDADRKNVPKVSLFIDDMDGVAYASNNEIHVSARYINGFSGDVKTEITGVLYHESTHIWQWNGNGQNTPGGLIEGIADYVRLKAGYAPSHWVQPGQGNSWDQGYDVTARFLDYCNSLSDGFVAELNKKLKDGYSANFFVELLGKTVDQLWSDYKAKYAK; via the coding sequence ATGGCTAACCAAATGTTTTTCGTTTCTTTCCTAGTAACCCTTGCCTTAGCCATTCATGGCATCCATGCTGTTGAATATGAAGTCACCAACAACGCTGGGAACACTCCGGGTGGAGTTCGTTTCAACAATGAGATTGGGTCTGACTACAGTAAGCAAACACTGATTTCTGCCACAGATTTCATATGGAGTCTCTTCAAACAAAGCACTGATGCGGACAGAAAGAACGTGCCCAAAGTGAGCTTGTTCATCGATGACATGGATGGAGTTGCATATGCTAGCAACAACGAGATTCATGTTAGTGCAAGGTACATCAATGGCTTCTCTGGCGACGTGAAAACCGAAATCACTGGAGTGTTATACCATGAAAGCACACACATATGGCAGTGGAATGGTAATGGACAAAACACTCCAGGAGGATTGATTGAAGGAATTGCTGATTATGTGAGGTTGAAGGCAGGGTATGCGCCTAGCCATTGGGTGCAGCCTGGGCAAGGAAATAGCTGGGATCAAGGCTATGATGTTACGGCTCGGTTTTTGGACTATTGCAATAGTCTTAGTGATGGGTTCGTGGCtgaattgaataagaaattgaagGATGGTTATAGTGCTAATTTCTTTGTTGAACTGCTGGGGAAGACTGTTGATCAGCTCTGGAGTGACTACAAAGCCAAGTATGCAAAATAA